A segment of the Lycium barbarum isolate Lr01 chromosome 7, ASM1917538v2, whole genome shotgun sequence genome:
cagaatggccgTTGACACGCATATACAAGAGcttttggttataggcgattcagatttgctggttcatcaagtgcgaggcgaatggaccactaagaaccgGAAGATACTCCCGTACTTGCACTGCGTGAAAGATTTGTGTAAAAGATTCATCAAGGTagaattcaaacacgttccaaggacacagaacgagttcgctgatgcgTTGGCCACTTTgtcttctatgattcagcacccagacaagaatcgcatagatcctatcaaggtaaATGTGCACGATCAACATGCTTATTGTTTCTATGTGGATGAGgaacctgatggagaaccttggtaccaCGACATTAAGAAATATCTTAAGAcaggagactatccggaaggcataaccagtgttcagaagaaaacacttcggagattagcaaaccatttcttcctaaatggagaaatcctgtataggaggactccggatttagggctattaagatgtgttgatgctaaagaagcagcccgtttgattgaagaagtgcacgGCGGTAcgtgtgggcctcatatgaatggctttacactggccaagaaaatccttcgcgcaggctatttctggatgactatggaatcagattgtatccgttttgtgcagaaatgtcaccgatgtcagattcatggtgatttgattcgagttccgccaaatgaattgaatgtgacgagctctccgtggcctttcgcagcttggggtatggatgtcattggtcccaTCGAGCCAGCCGCCtcgaatggacacaggttcattttggtagccattgattatttcacaaagtgggtggaagcatcttcgcacaagtcggtaacaaagaaagtggtagcagattttgttcggagcaacattatttgccgattcggagtCCCAGAATCAATTATAACGGATAATGGAGCCAATCTTAACAGTAATCtgatgcgggagatttgcgaTACATTTAAGATTACccatcgcaattccactccttatcgccctcagatgaatggggcagttgaagcagccaataaaaacatcaagagaatactgagaaagatgatcgataattacaggcattggcacgaaaaactgcCGTTAGCTCTTCTCGGATATCGTACTACTGTGAGGACTTCAACGGGGGCaacaccttatcttttggtctatgggacagaggcggtgttacctgctgaggtagaaatcCCATCTctgagaatcatccaagaagctgagctAAGTGACGCTAAATGGGTACAGAatcgatatgaacaattgatgctcattgacgaAAAGAGATTGAATGCAGTTTGTCACGGGCAGCTctatcagaacagaatggccaaagctttcaacaagaaagtaagaccgagacaattcaaaatggggcaattggtactgaaacgcatatttccatgtcaagatgaagctaaaggaaaatttgcacctaactggcaaggacCTTATATGGTCCATCGAGTATTGACTGGAGGAGTGTTAGtcttagcagaaatggatggtgaaatttggccgaaagctatcaacacagacgccgtcaagagatattatgTTTAGGAGTTTTCTATTTATTTGTATGTAATATTCCGCAATACTTTCCATGTAATGGCACTACTCTCCCGTGGCGGGATGCGTAACAAACCTACACCGGGTTGGATTTTAAGATAAGATTTCCATCTTTTTGCTTGTAAGTATGAACTACGCttggcctgattcccatgggggatacgtaggcggcctgcataggcctcggtcatatTATTAGAAAATCCCATTTCATTCctgtttgtaatatgaactacgcttggcctgattcccatgggggatacgtaggcggcctgcataggcctcggtcatatTATTAGAAAATCCCATTTCAGTCCcgtttgtaatatgaactacgcctgacctgattcccatgggggatacgtaggcggcccgcataggcctcggtcacatcacttcaaaattccaattttattttgcttgtaatatgaactacgcctgacctgattcccatgggggatacgtaggcggcccgcataggcctcggtcacatcacttcaaaattccaattttattttgcttgtaatatgaactacgcctgacctgattcccatgggggatacgtaggcggcccgcataggcctcggtcacatcacttcaaaattccaattttattttgcttgtaatatgaactacgcctgacctgattcccatgggggatacgtaggcggcccgcataggcctcggtcacatcacttcaaaattccaattttattttgcttgtaatatgaactacgcctaacctgattcccatgggggatacgtaggcggcccgcataggcctcggtcacatcattttatTCTCCCCAATCGCAGTTtggcttgtaatttgaactacactcgacctgattcccctagtgggatacgtaggcagcctatgtaggctcggtctcgccattttgaaaaaaaaaaaaaaaaaaaaaaaaaaaaaaaaaaaaaagggatcgcCTCAGGATAACATCGACAGGCTCGGGAGAATGTTTTCAACAGAGTCGTCGGGCAGAAGAAAACTTCGGAAgaggggcattcgctttgtttcacaatgtgtcacagttccgagttcagcaaaagttatttatcaccatacatatattttactatgtctattttcttccaaaataatgtgatcgtaatcagactgtttactagtcggCCAAGACTCAGAATTAGCGGAGGCTACAAGTTCATAGAAAGTTGTAGGCATGAAGCGCCAAGAGCCGGATCctcaagtcaacgcgaatcaaccccctccccgAAACTTAcaaaaattttctttggatgcaggttgcCAAGTTGCAGGAGCGAGGTAGGCACGACCTTGTAAGGATGACGCGTCAAacggtttgagcattcttctatcaattatATCTTCAAATATCAATAACTTTCGGCGATCACAataagctaatcttgcaaattattttcttcaaatatatatcaaTGCAAATATTCTGTATTGCCTTCGAATACATTGCTTTTATCCTTTTTTAAATGCCACTGCGTGTGCTTGCatccgcattgcactgcacctgaaTTACTCACCgcttttcatatgatgcatgagctgcgcaccgctcttcgcatcgttttcatatatttactgggccatgcaccgcccttttaaatttttgcataaggccatgcaccgcctttcatatgatgcatgagctgcgcaccgctcttcgcatcgctttcatatatttactgggccatgcaccgcccttttaaatttctgcataaggccatgcaccgcctttcatatgatgcgtgggctgcgcaccgcccttcgcatcactttcatattgcctgggccatgcaccgccctttttaaatttctgcataaggccatgcaccgcctttcatatgatgcatgagctgcgcaccgctcttcgcatcgcttttttatatttactgggccatgcaccgcccttttaaatttctgcataaggccatgcaccgcctttcatatgatgcatgggctgcgcaccgcccttcgcatcgctttcatattacatgggccatgcaccgcccttttaaatttctgcataaggccatgcaccgcctttcatatgatgcatgagctgcgcaccgctcttcgcatcgctttcatattacatgggccatgcaccgcccttttaaatttctgcataaggccatgcaccgcctttcatatgatgcgtgggctgcgcaccgcccttcgcatcactttcatattgcctgggccatgcaccgccctttcaaatttctgcataaggccatgcaccgcctttcatatgatacatgggctgcgcaccgccctttgcatcgctttcatatcgcctgggccatgcaccgcccttttaaatttctgcataaggccatgcaccgcctttcatatgatgcatgagctgcgcaccgctcttcgcatcgctttcatatatttactgggccatgcaccgcccttttgtaaatttctgcataaggctgagcaccgcctttcatatcgcctgggccatgcaccgcccttttaaatttctgcataaggccatgcaccgcctttcatatgatgcatgagctgcgcaccgctcttcgcatcgctttcatatatttactgggtcatgcaccgccctttttaaatttctgcataaggccatgcaccgcctctcatatgatgcatgggctgcgcaccgccctttgcatcgctttcatattgcctgggccatgcaccgcccgtttaaaatttctgcataaggccatgcaccgcctttcatatgaggcatgggctgcgcaccgcccttttaaaatttccacatgggctgcgcaccgcccttcgcatcgctttcatatattacatgggccaagcaccgccctttgtaaatttctgcataaggctgagtaCCGCCTTTTCATATatcacatgggccatgcaccgccctttttaaatttccgcataaggACATTGCACCAcacctgccttgttttattattttattagtacCCTGCACATGCTTGCAGCCGCATTGTACCGCATTTGCgtcgctgtatttcaatatttattcttactgactattttcatctagtttttagtttcgcaggagctttagcgcaacgtggaactatttcttcggcagcgaactggggcaatacgtcgggaaggacaagcagacttctcgacaagggtcaaagatctacctcgaacactcggctccaaattcgaatttcccgttcacattccagcacaatcaattttcagggttctatcacaatacccagtgtcatcataattcgacactgggacaatattttttgcgaagattcgcatcaaatcgtgagttgccagtcataAGTGTGGTAGACATTTCGGAACTACACGcggcctgattctcgtacagcccgagatatgtaggcgattcagagaccagaatTCGGCCGTAATACTCTTTACCTTTAGGCTccacaatcctttagccgggacaaaataggctactaagtcaacgtctttgcccgaaaattctttcatcattactaggcaaagagggacaagttgttgacacccaattttgtcccgcctctccccccgaaatacctatttatacttctggtattttgagaaattaaaatatgcatttaaattttactataattattagtcttttactAACACCCACGTTTATTATCCGActgcaattattattattattcttatttttatcattattattatcactattattaattattgttactattcttaaattattattattactaatttgtcattaattattattattcggGTTATTCCCAAttaccatcattatcattattattattaattagtaTTATCAGTGTTAtgttgttatcaattattaatcatcattatcatcgttgttTCATTATGATCGTTATTTTCATCgacaattgttatttattattattattttattagcattattatcattatcatatcgTTTTATTactgtcattattattattatcaattatCACTTTTGTTATCATCAATAACTGttattcttttattattattattattatcattaatttattaccatttactgttatttttattatcaataattgttgtttattattattatcattattttttttatttattattattaattaccatctttagtattattattaattattatcatcattattattgctACTTTGTTATTAATCATCAATATTTGTTAtccattattgttgttattattattattattattattactattagtattattattattattattattattattattattattattattattattattattattaccaccaCAATCATTATTAGGGGGCGTCAGTATTATCATCATCAGTTATCGTTATCATTGTTGTTGATTAttaatactattattattattactattattattatcatttattTGCAGCGTTGTCACCGCTAGTTATTCGTTACGGTGTTTAGTATCGTTGAAACCGGCATTTCTCGGCATTTTATCAACTCCCGCgtgcacatcgcatttatttcgcgcaTTTAAAATGATAGCTTTATTTACCGTTAACATTTTTTAtcacacggtcattgcaacagcaTAAAgtttattatccgggtcttttctcaatcacacatttttttttcttttcgtaccaggtgatattctggcacccttagtacatcgttgaTCAAAATCGGTCTCTTActcaaatttagaagtcaaactatttcttgcgctcggtccgcattttgacttaccggactccaaattaaaGCCTGTTTGACTCCTGAtaattttggactagtccatatcccttatctcaatttttagaataattcgtgttttaatttattagcttattctttttaatacccagtctaaaattgacccggtccacaagtggaccgggtccgatccattttgtCATTTGAAtaagggaacccttttagggttccccttcattttccccattttttttttccgcCGCAGCTCAGCCTTCCCCTTTCCCTTTCTCGTCGCCACCCATCTTCTCCGTCGCCACCCATCCTCACCGCCTCCAACCTCCGCCACCTACACCCTTCATCGTCACCTACCATCATCACCAACCCACCACCTCCACCTTCCACTCCATCGCACCCTCACCCCCACTGCTTCATCTGACACACCCCTACCACACCACGTGATCCCCACCTCCATTCACCATCACGCCCTACTGTCGTCTCTGACACTCCCACTTCATCATCATCCCCCATCTCCGCCCCATCCTCTCCTTCCTccacgcgtctgacaccccaCGTTACCTCTCCCACATCTCCACCAtgccctgtcccccacgcctgtccTTCGCCTGTTCCCCGCTCCTCTTCTCCCTTGATTccctttatcattttttttttcttttcaactcaaaaccctataaatggggtGGAATCGTCTCAGAACGGGGGagggttttttttttggaagtTACCTGAAGAAGTAGAGGATTTTTTCGGATCGTTGAAGAACCCCCCCAAGAATGAGATCTTTGATTCGTAAAATTTCCCCAAAACACAGTTTGTTTTTAGTCTCAGCAATCCCCTAGAAATAAGCATCTGTCTAGATTCGAAGCGTATAAAAAATCGGGATTTTGGTATTTCGAAGTATATTTGAAGTGTTCAAGGTATAGATCGAAGactcgcctcacttcgctgcacccaaagaaggtaattctccactTCTTTCATTTTCATTGCGTTTTGCCCTTTCTTTTTTTTGGTTGCTCTGTGTTGTTTTAGCGTGTATTCTGCGATTAAAGCACGTTTAGTTTGGCTAAGTTAGATGAACTTGTTTATATGTTTTCTGTGTTAATCCGTTTGTGTGGTTGAGCATGTCTTTCGAtaagtgtttatgtgttcatGCGTTGTCTGTTTGTCTTGGTTGGTTAATTTAGTTTAGTTTAGTGGCATTGTGAATATCCATGGTAAGTTAGTTTAATCTCGGCGCAGAAGTTAAAATATTTGGGTGTCCATGTTTAGTTTGGTTTAATTTCCAGTGTGGTAGTTCAACAATAtctatttgtctatgtcttaatTCAGTTCAATTAGTTCTTGGTTTATTAGTTATGTATTCATATAAGTTCGCACGAGGATGACTATGTTAACTAGTAATGATACGTGATGTGTTAAAATCCCGTGTGACCCCGCATGTTTAAATGTTAGTTCAAAAACAAGATCTGAGCCCTCTGTGTCGTATCTGCTATCGTTTAGGTTGATCTTTATGAGCATTCAAATGATTTTAAGACTAAATAGATAAGAAACTGGAGTATGATCTTCTGCTGCCTAAACATGATTATTGTGTAAGCCTGCAATAGTATCTTATGTATGACATATAATCCCTATCCCTTTATAGTTTAGTTTAACTCATGCTTTTGCTGTTTACATTAGTCATTCTTCTATTTGTGGAATCTGGCTTAATTAGGTAGCTCTGTTTAGTATGTCAATCATGTAGTTGGTAAGTTGTTAGTTTTGGATAAAAATGTGAAGTGTTCTTGCCTCATCAGTGTCAAGATGTGTCCTTGTGTTTCATATGCTTGTTAGTTAACTGCTAGATCAGTCTGGAAGCTGTTATTGTTAGTGGATATTATGATTGTTTTACTTATATTAGTCTTAGAAGTTTTTATCTATATCTTGCATATAAATTAGTTGGATGGTTAGCCTTAATGTGGTCTTTCTGAGTCAGTTTTGTTATCATGTTGCTTGTGAACTACCTGATTGACATCTCATGGTAAAAATGCTGGAATAACTGATTTAATTTTGCCTGCACTCATATAGAATGAGTAAAGGATAATTTAGTTCTAACACACCCAGTTCTGAACATTGCTAGATTGACTGATATTTGTTTTAAAGTCTTACCTTGGCCTAGAAGTTAGTCAAATGCCTCAACCTGGTTagttcatatatatgtatatataccctCTAATGGACTGTTTCGTTTACTTACATCTGTATGTCCTAGTTTAAATCTATATTTGTAAGTTTCTGTGGTTTGATATCTCTAGAGAACTGTAGGTTCTGTATATGCATGAATATCCCCCATATCTCTGTGCATGATTGTTGTGTCCAGTATGAGCCTTTGCTTATCCCTGAATAGTTTGGCCTCTTATGGTGCTTACATGATTCTTTGAAACTGAATTTTAAGtcctaaaagcataaaagaagCATGAGTCAATAACTTAGGATAGGAACCTGATTTCCATACCCCAGCAGGCTtgaaaaaaatgaattaaaaacGCAACATGTGTATGATCAGCTCTGAGTGTCCTAAGCATCTTTATGTCAACTGTGGGCGTTGCACTATCACAATTTACATTTGGTTTGGTtctcttcttgttttttttttgttggtcttGTTTCTAATTCCTGAATCCTTTATCTCGCTGGCATTAATTTTAGATTGTTCCTTCTCatacatccttatgaatatgtatatatgagATATACATTAAATATACACCTGTATCTACATAATCTATCGCTTTGTCTTGAGTCATATTTACATAGTTTCCGTTGATTAGATTAGATACTAAtccctttcttttattttgtcGCATGAACatcacatacgagtccgaggggacTCACATTCTCCCATACTCGGtactgggctaaaagcccaacgaaacctTCTCTGTCTGGCCATCAACtacagcaaaaaataaaaatcaatattctgggccaaggcccaattccaacagcagcagcagcagcggcCCAATAAAAATAgaactgctgggccgaagcccaacagcgaCCAAGGCCCAACAGCCCCCCAAATGGCTGGGCCCAttttgattcattttttttttattctcgtTTGATTATATATTATGTGACTAacgtttttattttgttttatcctTGCCAATCTAGAGGAACTTTTAGATGAATTAGCGGATTAACCTTAGCTATGGGTAGCCGACCTAAGATAGAACTAACAATCAATCtcacaaattattttcttctcttcatgtttttatttgaaataatcaaattgcaaaaaaaaaaagggagatgaccatatatatatattctaaattAAAGATTCACATATTATTATCTTGAGAATTTTGAAACATCAATAACATGCAAATAGGAATTAAAGATTTTTGAACTTCTAAAAACGCAAAAtcaatcaatacatcatcgtttagtttgcTTCAATTATTTATTAAAGTTTTACGCAAAATCCGCGTTTTCTTTTGCTTACACATTTCAtgcgaattttattttaaataacatcattattttAAAATCTTTGCAATAGTTATAAGTTCATTTTAAATGTCATTCGCAATTTCttttatgcgaattattatattttctacaaatttcattctaaataaCACTTtccatttaaagccttaataatatttataaattttatggcattcgaagtctccttttatacaaattatattCTTTCCTATAGGTTttattagtattttattttaagaactttaacgacatttataaacttttatttcaaatagcattctaaaatcccCTCTTGTGCAAATTACTAGTTtcattttaaacaacattattattatttgttcttTTTATAAGATGgcataaattgttatattttACAAGTCTCACCTGCATAagctattttttcttaaaatttaaatactatatccaacattgagTAATTAGCCTAAGTTTAGCCGGATAACCgtgtttaacggattctaaaggatgcctaaccccttccctttaggatgatatagaacccttacctagaatcacactggttaagcagaccattaacagaggtttagttttaactttatcttagttaataattaggtgtcctaattcaccgtgaaaatcaattaggtggcgactctttaaaacaaagcaagaaaagaatccccaatatgttgtactctactttaactccggttaaaatggggtataacaggagCAACCAAAATATTTCCTTTCCAAAGATTTTCTCTAACTAATAAACTTTACAGAGATCAACAATTGCAACCACTTAACAGTTCGGCCATCTCTTTTCTTTCAATTAGAAAGATGAAAAACTTACTCCTTTGGTCATTGGCAACGTGCAGCAACCACATTTTCCGGTCAGATCTGTATTCGCCGGAATTTTTTCTGGTcagatctggaaaaaatccagattttcgctttattttgttgtatatttatcgtgtatacaatgtttttcgcttgtatttgttgtatacataccggaaaatatggcatatttgttaattttttggtgtatgaatgttttatactgtatttttcgcctgtatctgttgtatacataccggaaaatatgatgtatttgtgtaattattggtgtatatgtattcagtttttactcgttgtattcatgaatacaacaggataatttatgaatacagataattatttcatgaatacaatggaaaaaaaattgttatattcatgaatacagctaaaaaaaaaattgaatacacaTGTGGGAGCTAGGCTGATTTGCTACAAAacgtaaatattgaaacattagCTATGTAGTTTGATTAAACCCCAAATGTTTGCTATTTATGTAAAATGCCCTTAATTTTTACCCTTAGCAATCAAACTTAAGGCCTAGCGGGGTATAAGTTCTTAAATGGTGTGAAACATAATTTGTGAGATAGTATGATaccaaaatataaacttatgccaaAAAAAACATTGTTCGTTAGTAGGGACAAAAATATAAAGACCGGCACAAAATAGGGACATAACTAGCAAATGACCCTATTGAAGCAGAATAAATATACCTCGGACAATTCAGCCTAGTAAAAGCAAAGTCCGAAAAGTACAATAAATTTGAATATTTCCGCCAAACGCAAATCACCCCAAACTCAAACTTTCACACTTGTCCAGTCTCCACTCTCTCCCTAATTCAAAATTCTACCTCCACTGCTCATTACCACTGAAAATGGTAagctaagagcctgtttggatgggcttatgcgtaaaagctgcaaacagcttataaactaaaaaaaaataagttggggtagtctaactttttttttttatttataagttggtttcagcttataagctgctttagataagctaagtcaaatgggcccaattattttttgagcttattttaaacacaaaatgactttaagctggccagccaaacactcaaaaaagttgaaaacagcttataagttgcttataagccaattcaaacgggctctaaaaAAGTTTGGTTGATGAAGAATTAGTTCACATAACTAAGTTAGTATTTCTATTCAAATGTTTTAAATACTAGGCGTGTTGGGTAATAACTTAGAGATTGATTTCCAGTATGACAATGAGGAAAATGCGAGTGATGCATGATTGGTCGGAACTTCAACATGATCTACTAGTTCTAATAGTTAGAAATTTAAATTTGATTGAAGACTACCTTAACTTCGGTACTGTCTGCAAATCATGGCATTCCCACACTGAAGAGCCACGGGCCTTTATCAAGCAAGCAGTTCTGTCAGCTAATCCTTCTCATACATCTGACTACATTCTCATGGTCATTTCGGGACCCCATGACCAACTTTGTTTTTGGAGACCAGGAGATTTGTTATGGACCAATTATATTAAGGAACCGACCGCTTACCTGCGTTTTACTGATGTGGTATATTCCAATTGCCAATTTTATGCAGTCACTAGTAGAGGCAGGGTCCAAGTCTTTGTTGTTATTGGCCATAGACTCACTAAATGTCGTACCGTAGCGCAAATAGCTAATCAACATTCAGAACAGTTCTACATCCTGGAATCACTAGGATCATTGTTTGTAGTTATGCAAAGTGGTAAAGAAATAAGAGATCCCGGAGATGATAATGAAGTGCTGACCTATGGAACAACACATTTTCATGTTTACCGGGTCAATTTAGCTGCTCGCAAATTGAAGGAAACCAGGGATATAGGGGACCGATCTTTTTTTCTGGGTGCTAATGCTTCTCTTTCGGTCCAAGCTGCTCAATTTCCAGGAATTAAGCCCAATCATATATATTTTACAGATAATTGGTTGGATGCATACATCCATCTTGAAGAAGGAGGTGGCTTGGACATGGGGGTGTTCAACATAGCAGATGGCAGTGTCCAGCCGCATTATGAT
Coding sequences within it:
- the LOC132602683 gene encoding putative F-box protein At1g65770 is translated as MHDWSELQHDLLVLIVRNLNLIEDYLNFGTVCKSWHSHTEEPRAFIKQAVLSANPSHTSDYILMVISGPHDQLCFWRPGDLLWTNYIKEPTAYLRFTDVVYSNCQFYAVTSRGRVQVFVVIGHRLTKCRTVAQIANQHSEQFYILESLGSLFVVMQSGKEIRDPGDDNEVLTYGTTHFHVYRVNLAARKLKETRDIGDRSFFLGANASLSVQAAQFPGIKPNHIYFTDNWLDAYIHLEEGGGLDMGVFNIADGSVQPHYDGVSLSLVCPPIWVTPTPS